GACGATACCGGCAAAAAGGCGGGTAGAGGAGCTTATGTATGTCCTAAACCAGAATGCGTTGCCGGAATAAATCTTAAAGGAATTTCGCAGGCTTTGAAAACGGAGTGTTCCCAAAAAGAATTTCAAACACTGATTGAAAATCTTAAAAAGCACCTGCTAACAAACTCTCTGGAGGGAAAGGAGGTAGAAAATGCCCAAAATAAGGATATACAAGATTGCTGAGCAGTTTGGTATACCTACCAGTGAATTAATTGACATTTTAAAAGACCTGGGTGCCGAAGTTAAGAATCATATGAGTTCCATTGATGATGACCTGGT
This portion of the Thermatribacter velox genome encodes:
- the rnpM gene encoding RNase P modulator RnpM, whose amino-acid sequence is MVKKRRIPLRMCVGCRERKPKKELIRIVKTPQGELLVDDTGKKAGRGAYVCPKPECVAGINLKGISQALKTECSQKEFQTLIENLKKHLLTNSLEGKEVENAQNKDIQDC